A genomic window from Cryobacterium sp. SO2 includes:
- a CDS encoding beta-galactosidase: protein MAGLGEPPFDGIRFGAAYYHEYQPSPRLDTDLDLMQEAGFTVIRVGESVWSTWEPEPGVFDLDWLQPVLDGAHRRGIGVILGTPTYAIPMWMKRLHPEVAGDSATGTPNHWGMRQEMDFTNPTFLFYAERIIRAIINRYADHPAVIGFQVDNEPGIRLLYNEGVFQRFTDELRHLYGDVETLNREWGLVYWSHRLCTWADLWRPDGNFQPQYDLAWRRFQAKLVTEYIGWQADIVREYAQPRHFVTTCISYDQLGVEDVNLSANLEIASGNAYYEGEGSLAHPSTDERSADWIVKGTWALYHLADVMYSSKQAPFLVTETNASSIGFSQLNFSPYDGQWRQAAWALVSRGAGMIEYWHWHTLHFGAETYWGGVLPHSQKPGRAYRELARIGQEFQTAGAIVARARPDYDVAVLYDSDSKFALSAQAPFSAPGQYFDPDSYRRIIASFVRGAFDAGLQTRLVRPQQIFPGRATAGVDQLERGDAADFAVAYPVLLVPAFFTAADAELDWLAAYAAAGGHLVLGPRSAYADREGRARQDVQPARLSDAAGAWYDEFATLTQPVPVTDAGAGFPLRPGSAATAWLDGLTPAGATGLVGYEHPHYGRWPAVTSHAHGDGTVTVVGTVPNQALAHSLAEWLVPAPVAGWAGLPESVTVTTSTAPDGSRVFYVHNWSWTPQTLTAPTQLSDLLSGSAHDDGSSLELGAWDVRVFTDSAAE from the coding sequence ATGGCCGGCTTGGGGGAGCCGCCCTTCGACGGCATCCGTTTCGGCGCCGCCTACTACCATGAGTACCAGCCCAGCCCCCGGCTGGACACCGATCTCGACCTGATGCAGGAGGCCGGCTTCACGGTCATCCGGGTGGGCGAATCGGTCTGGTCCACCTGGGAGCCCGAGCCCGGCGTCTTCGACCTGGACTGGCTGCAGCCGGTGCTCGACGGCGCCCACCGGCGGGGGATCGGGGTCATCCTCGGCACCCCCACCTACGCCATCCCGATGTGGATGAAGCGGCTGCACCCCGAGGTGGCCGGTGACTCGGCCACCGGCACGCCCAACCACTGGGGCATGCGGCAGGAGATGGACTTCACCAACCCGACGTTCCTCTTTTATGCCGAGCGCATCATCCGTGCCATCATCAACCGCTACGCGGACCACCCCGCGGTGATCGGTTTCCAGGTCGACAACGAGCCCGGCATCCGGCTGCTCTACAACGAGGGTGTGTTCCAGCGGTTCACCGACGAACTGCGGCACCTCTACGGCGACGTGGAAACCCTCAACCGGGAGTGGGGCCTGGTCTACTGGTCGCACCGGCTGTGCACCTGGGCCGACCTGTGGCGGCCGGACGGCAACTTCCAACCGCAGTACGACCTGGCCTGGCGCCGGTTCCAAGCCAAACTCGTCACCGAGTACATCGGCTGGCAGGCCGACATCGTGCGCGAGTACGCCCAGCCGCGGCACTTCGTCACCACCTGCATCTCCTACGACCAGCTCGGCGTCGAAGACGTGAACCTATCCGCCAACCTCGAGATCGCCAGCGGCAACGCCTACTACGAGGGCGAAGGGTCGCTGGCGCACCCGTCCACCGACGAGCGAAGCGCCGACTGGATCGTGAAGGGCACCTGGGCGCTCTACCACCTGGCCGACGTGATGTACTCGTCGAAGCAGGCGCCGTTCCTGGTCACCGAGACGAACGCCTCCTCGATCGGGTTCTCCCAGCTCAACTTCTCGCCCTACGACGGCCAGTGGCGCCAGGCCGCCTGGGCGCTGGTGTCGCGCGGCGCGGGCATGATCGAGTACTGGCACTGGCACACCCTGCACTTCGGCGCCGAAACCTATTGGGGCGGCGTGCTGCCGCACAGCCAGAAACCCGGCCGCGCCTACCGGGAGCTCGCCCGGATCGGTCAGGAGTTCCAGACCGCCGGCGCAATCGTGGCGCGGGCCCGGCCCGACTACGACGTGGCGGTGCTCTACGACTCCGACAGCAAGTTTGCGCTCTCCGCGCAGGCCCCGTTCTCGGCCCCTGGCCAGTACTTCGACCCGGATTCGTACCGGCGCATCATCGCGTCCTTCGTGCGTGGCGCCTTCGACGCCGGCCTGCAGACCCGGCTGGTGCGGCCGCAACAGATCTTCCCCGGCCGTGCCACGGCCGGGGTCGACCAACTCGAACGCGGCGACGCGGCCGATTTCGCCGTCGCCTACCCGGTGCTCCTGGTGCCGGCGTTCTTCACCGCCGCGGATGCCGAGCTCGACTGGCTGGCCGCCTACGCGGCCGCCGGCGGGCACCTCGTGCTCGGCCCGCGCTCGGCGTACGCCGACAGGGAGGGCCGCGCCCGGCAGGACGTGCAGCCGGCCCGGCTCAGCGACGCGGCCGGGGCCTGGTACGACGAGTTCGCCACCCTCACCCAGCCGGTGCCGGTGACGGATGCCGGCGCCGGGTTCCCGCTGCGACCCGGCTCCGCCGCCACCGCCTGGCTCGACGGGCTCACGCCCGCCGGCGCGACCGGGCTGGTCGGCTACGAGCATCCGCACTACGGCCGCTGGCCGGCGGTGACCAGCCACGCCCACGGCGACGGCACCGTCACCGTGGTGGGCACGGTGCCCAACCAAGCGCTGGCGCACTCACTGGCCGAGTGGCTGGTGCCGGCGCCGGTGGCCGGCTGGGCCGGGCTGCCCGAGAGCGTCACCGTGACCACCTCGACCGCCCCGGACGGCTCGCGGGTGTTCTACGTGCACAACTGGTCGTGGACCCCGCAAACCCTCACCGCACCCACCCAACTGAGCGACCTGCTCTCGGGCAGCGCCCACGACGACGGCTCCAGCCTGGAGCTGGGCGCCTGGGACGTGCGCGTGTTCACCGACAGCGCCGCCGAATAG
- a CDS encoding glycoside hydrolase family 3 C-terminal domain-containing protein yields MTISEDLDAAVTDHTTDSSTDARLSALLDRLTLEEKVLLLTGRDFWTTAPIEKIGLRRILVSDGPSGVRGEVWDERSPSLNLPSSTALGAAWDPDIARRYGNVAAVEARRKGVDVVLGPTINLHRSPLGGRHFEAFSEDPHLTAKLAAAYVAGVQENGVGATPKHYIANDFETDRFTANVVVDDRALRELYLLAFEEAVTEAHAWLVMSSYNSVNGATVTENDLLETPLNSEWGFDGVVISDWTAVRSVNSARYSQDLVMPGPAGPWGEALVAAVTAGEVDEAAIDRKVLRILRLAARVGALEGFEPAVAAPVVVEDGIRFAKEAEVAGSVLVANTGELPWQAETLTKVAVIGHNARFARTQGGGSATVLPERVITPLDGLIAALPNASVSYSVGAVVQEGIAELPLTSIVNPQTGEPGARVRFLDADGGELFVEDRRATALVWFGGDAPIAESKVLEFSTRYTPEATGEILLGFASAGNGRIIVNGALLHEETVVPEGTDLGAAFLSPPSASVAVQVTEGVPIELVVEYDIAPEGALMGALSITIGIEPDLSSPDALIAEAVAAAAAADVVVLVVGTNSKVESEGYDRSDLDLPGRQDDLVRAVAAVNPRTVVVVNSGSPVLMPWRDDVAAILLSWFGGQEYGDAVAAMLLGEAEPGGRLPTTWPATLDDVPVFNVTPEDGVVRYDEGIHIGYRAWLKAGTAPAYEFGHGLGYTTWTLDGVTVDEAALPAVGATSVSVSLTNTGDRAGKQVVQVYASRADSSIDRPVRWLVGFAPVTAAAGESVSVDIRVPERAFADWQDGWHYETGRYLFEVGTSVSNLPLSVPVTLN; encoded by the coding sequence ATGACGATCTCCGAAGACCTCGACGCCGCGGTCACCGACCACACCACCGATTCCAGCACGGATGCCCGACTCAGCGCCCTGCTGGACCGGCTCACCCTCGAGGAGAAGGTGCTGCTGCTCACCGGCCGCGACTTCTGGACCACTGCGCCGATCGAGAAGATCGGCCTGCGCCGCATCCTCGTCTCCGACGGCCCGAGCGGTGTGCGCGGCGAGGTCTGGGACGAACGGTCGCCGTCGCTGAACCTGCCGTCGTCGACGGCGCTCGGCGCCGCCTGGGACCCGGATATCGCCCGCCGGTACGGCAATGTCGCCGCCGTCGAGGCCCGCCGCAAGGGCGTGGACGTGGTGCTCGGCCCGACCATCAACCTGCACCGCTCCCCGCTGGGCGGCCGGCACTTCGAGGCGTTCAGCGAAGATCCGCATCTCACCGCCAAGCTCGCCGCCGCCTACGTGGCCGGCGTGCAGGAGAACGGCGTGGGCGCCACCCCCAAGCACTACATCGCCAACGACTTCGAAACCGACCGGTTCACCGCCAACGTGGTCGTCGACGACCGCGCGCTGCGGGAGCTCTACCTGCTCGCCTTCGAAGAGGCTGTCACCGAGGCGCACGCCTGGCTGGTGATGAGCTCCTACAACTCCGTCAACGGCGCCACCGTCACCGAGAACGATCTGCTCGAGACCCCGCTCAACTCCGAATGGGGCTTCGACGGTGTGGTGATCAGTGACTGGACCGCCGTACGCAGCGTGAACAGCGCCCGCTACTCGCAAGACCTCGTCATGCCGGGCCCGGCCGGCCCCTGGGGCGAGGCCCTCGTGGCCGCTGTCACCGCCGGCGAGGTGGACGAAGCCGCGATCGACCGCAAGGTGCTGCGCATCCTGCGGCTGGCCGCCCGGGTGGGCGCGCTCGAAGGCTTCGAGCCGGCCGTCGCCGCGCCCGTGGTCGTCGAAGACGGCATCCGCTTCGCCAAGGAAGCCGAGGTCGCCGGCAGCGTGCTCGTGGCCAACACCGGGGAGCTGCCCTGGCAGGCCGAGACGCTCACGAAGGTGGCCGTGATCGGGCACAACGCCCGGTTCGCCCGCACCCAGGGCGGCGGCAGCGCCACCGTGCTGCCCGAGCGCGTGATCACCCCGCTGGACGGCCTCATCGCCGCGCTGCCGAACGCCTCGGTGTCCTACTCGGTGGGCGCCGTCGTGCAGGAGGGCATCGCCGAACTGCCGCTGACCAGCATCGTTAACCCGCAGACCGGTGAGCCCGGCGCCCGGGTGCGTTTTCTGGACGCCGACGGCGGCGAACTGTTCGTGGAGGACCGCCGCGCCACCGCGCTGGTCTGGTTCGGCGGCGACGCCCCGATCGCGGAGTCGAAGGTGCTGGAGTTCAGCACCCGCTACACGCCCGAGGCCACCGGCGAGATCCTGCTCGGCTTCGCCAGCGCCGGCAACGGCCGCATCATCGTGAACGGTGCCCTGCTGCACGAGGAGACCGTCGTTCCCGAGGGCACCGACCTCGGCGCCGCGTTCCTGTCCCCGCCGTCGGCCTCCGTTGCCGTGCAGGTGACCGAGGGCGTGCCCATCGAGCTCGTCGTCGAGTACGACATCGCGCCGGAGGGCGCCCTGATGGGCGCGCTGTCGATCACCATCGGCATCGAACCCGACCTCTCCAGCCCGGATGCGCTCATCGCCGAGGCCGTCGCCGCCGCGGCCGCCGCCGACGTGGTGGTGCTCGTTGTGGGCACCAACTCCAAGGTGGAGTCCGAGGGCTACGACCGCTCCGACCTCGACCTGCCCGGCCGGCAGGACGACCTCGTGCGCGCCGTGGCCGCGGTCAACCCGCGCACCGTCGTGGTCGTCAACTCCGGCTCGCCCGTGCTGATGCCGTGGCGCGATGATGTCGCCGCGATCCTGCTTAGCTGGTTCGGCGGCCAGGAGTACGGCGACGCCGTCGCCGCCATGCTGCTCGGCGAGGCCGAGCCGGGCGGGCGCCTGCCCACCACCTGGCCGGCGACGCTCGACGACGTGCCCGTGTTCAACGTCACCCCGGAGGACGGGGTCGTGCGCTACGACGAGGGCATCCACATCGGCTACCGTGCCTGGCTCAAGGCCGGCACCGCACCGGCCTACGAGTTCGGTCACGGCCTGGGCTACACCACCTGGACGCTCGACGGCGTGACCGTGGACGAAGCCGCGTTGCCGGCCGTGGGCGCCACCAGCGTGTCGGTGAGCCTGACCAACACGGGTGACCGCGCCGGCAAGCAGGTCGTGCAGGTCTACGCGTCCCGCGCCGACTCCTCGATCGACCGCCCGGTGCGCTGGCTGGTGGGCTTCGCGCCCGTGACCGCGGCCGCCGGCGAGAGCGTGAGCGTGGACATCCGCGTGCCCGAACGGGCCTTCGCCGACTGGCAGGACGGCTGGCACTACGAAACCGGCCGGTACCTCTTCGAGGTGGGCACCAGCGTGAGCAACCTGCCCCTGTCCGTGCCCGTCACCCTGAACTGA
- a CDS encoding ABC transporter ATP-binding protein, with protein MTELLLDVKNVVVEYPIKGFRKEPFQALKGVSLDIRPGETVGLVGESGSGKTTLGRAVLGLAPVTGGEILYRGKDIAHLGRRERKALSSEIQVVFQDPYTSLNPSLTIEQILVEPLTVRKVAKKDASKRVLDLLDQVGLPSNAADRLPREFSGGQRQRIAIARALALDPRLIVCDEPVSALDLSTQARVLDLFKEIQERTGVAYLFVSHDLAVVRHLSHRVAVMYHGEIVEWGAGDQVTSDPVHPYTQKLFLAAPVPDPDRQEQRRAVRQRLMFEQQQAELQAGAA; from the coding sequence ATGACCGAGCTTCTCCTCGACGTGAAGAACGTTGTCGTCGAATACCCGATCAAGGGGTTCCGCAAGGAGCCGTTCCAGGCTCTCAAGGGTGTCTCGCTCGACATCCGCCCGGGTGAAACCGTGGGCCTGGTCGGCGAGTCCGGCTCGGGCAAGACCACCCTGGGCCGCGCCGTACTGGGCCTGGCCCCGGTCACCGGCGGGGAGATCCTCTACCGCGGCAAGGACATCGCCCACCTGGGCCGCCGGGAGCGCAAGGCGCTCTCCAGCGAGATCCAGGTGGTCTTCCAAGACCCGTACACCTCGCTGAACCCGAGCCTCACGATCGAGCAGATCCTGGTGGAACCGCTCACCGTGCGCAAGGTCGCCAAGAAGGACGCCTCCAAGCGGGTGCTCGACCTGCTCGACCAGGTGGGACTGCCCAGCAACGCCGCCGATCGCCTGCCCCGGGAGTTCTCCGGCGGGCAGCGGCAGCGCATCGCGATCGCCCGCGCGCTGGCGCTGGACCCGCGCCTGATCGTCTGCGACGAACCCGTTTCGGCGCTGGACCTCTCCACCCAGGCCCGTGTGCTCGACCTGTTCAAGGAGATCCAGGAGCGCACCGGCGTGGCCTACCTCTTCGTCTCGCACGACCTCGCCGTGGTGCGGCACCTCAGCCACCGGGTCGCCGTGATGTACCACGGTGAGATCGTGGAGTGGGGCGCCGGCGACCAGGTCACCAGTGACCCCGTGCACCCGTACACGCAGAAGCTGTTCCTGGCCGCGCCGGTGCCGGACCCCGACCGCCAGGAGCAGCGCCGGGCCGTGCGCCAGCGGCTGATGTTCGAGCAGCAGCAGGCCGAGCTCCAGGCCGGGGCGGCCTGA